The nucleotide sequence TATATCGCCATGCGCTACTGGAACCCTTTCACCGAAGAAACAGTTCGCCAACTGGTGACCGACGGCATCGAGCGGGTGGCGATTTTGCCCCTCTATCCTCAATACTCCATCAGCACCACTGGCTCCAGCCTCAAGTTGCTGGACGAACTCTGGGCCAACGACCCGCAACTGGCCAAAATCGAACGCTTTTCGATTAACTCTTGGTACGACCAGCCCCGCTATCTCGACACGATGGCCCGCTATATCGCCCGCGAACTGGATGCCCTAGACGAGCCCGACAAAGCCCACGTCCTGTTTAGCGCCCACGGCATTCCCGAAAGCTATGTCACCTCAGCAGGCGACCCCTACCAGAAAGAGATGGAAGCCTGCGTCAAGTTAATTTGGAAGCACCTCGATCGCCCCAATGACTACACCCTCTCCTACCAAAGTCGAGTGGGGCCAGTGAAATGGCTCAGCCCCTATACCGAAGATGTCCTGCCCCAATTGGCGGCTCGGGGGGTGCGGGATTTGGTGGTGGTGCCCATCAGCTTTATCTCCGAGCACATCGAAACCCTCGACGAGATCGATCGCGAGTACCGCGAGTTGGCCTTAGAGGCGGGTATGCGCACTTTCCGTCGCGTTCCCTGCCTCAATAGCGACCCCGACTTTATCGCTGCCTTGGCCGACATGGTGA is from Synechococcus sp. PCC 7336 and encodes:
- the hemH gene encoding ferrochelatase, whose translation is MPRTGVLFLNLGGPETLADVKPFLYNLFADPEIIRLPFTWMQKPLAWFISTMRSQKSAKNYARIGGGSPLRKLTEEQANALRDRLAADGYDVSVYIAMRYWNPFTEETVRQLVTDGIERVAILPLYPQYSISTTGSSLKLLDELWANDPQLAKIERFSINSWYDQPRYLDTMARYIARELDALDEPDKAHVLFSAHGIPESYVTSAGDPYQKEMEACVKLIWKHLDRPNDYTLSYQSRVGPVKWLSPYTEDVLPQLAARGVRDLVVVPISFISEHIETLDEIDREYRELALEAGMRTFRRVPCLNSDPDFIAALADMVTPYLGDADKQSAEPELSSIA